The Oceanithermus desulfurans sequence GCCACGGCGCCCACCGGCACGTTGATGTAGAAGACCCAGTGCCAGGAGAGGTGGTCGGTCAAGAGCCCGCCCAGCCAGGGGCCCACCACGCTGGCGATGGCGAAGACGGCGCCGAACAGCCCCTGGAACTTCCCGCGTTCCCGCGGCGAGAAGAGCAGGCCGATCGTCGTGGTGGCCACCGCGAAGAGCGCCCCGCCGCCGATACCCTGCAGACCGCGGAAGGCGATCAGCTGCTCCATCGTCCCCGAGAGGCCGGAGAGCATGGAGCCCACCAGGAAGATGACGATGGCCCAGAGGAGCAGCATGCGGCTCGAGACCAGGTCGGCCAGGCGGCCGAAGATGGGCACCGCGATGGTCGAGGCGAGCAGGTAGCTGGTGCCCACCCAGGCGTACTTGTCCATTCCGCCCAGGTCCTGCACGATGCGCGGCAGCGCGGTGGCGACGATCGTCTGATCGAGCGCCGCCAGGAAGATGCCGAGAAAGATGCCGATCAGGGTTAGCCGTTGGGTGCGGTTCATGCGTGTTCCTCCAGCATGCGGTCTAAAAGGGCGATCAGCGTCGCCCGTTCCTCGGGGGCCAGGCGGACGAGCCGGTCGCGCAGGCGTTCGACCAGACAGCCGCGCCCCGCCTCCAGCGCCTCCTGCCCCCTGGGGGTGAGGGTGAAGAGGAAGCGCCTGAGGTCTTCCGGGTCGTGCTCCCGGACGATCAGGCCCGCCTTTTCCAGGCGCTTGAGGGCGTGGGTGACGCTGGGCGCGGGCAGGTGCAGCTCGCGGGCGAGCTGCCCCGCGTGGGGCCGCTTCTCCACGAACGCGAGCAGCATCAGCTCCTTGGGGTTGAGGCCATACTCGCCTATGCAGGGCGCCGCTTCCTGCGCCAGGGCGCGCTGCAGCTTCCAGATGCGGGTGAGCAGGGGCCAGGCTTCCACGGGGAAGAGAATAGCACGACGATTGAAATGTTTCAAGTGAAACTATAACGCTTTGAAAGCGTAGGATTGGGTTGAATAAACATGCGAACCCCGCCTATACTGAAGCACGTTGTCTTGGGAGGCGCATCCTGTATGTCCAACCACCTCTTGTCGATCTCCGATCTCGATGCCGATCGGCTGCACGCCTTGCTCAAAACCGCGGAGCAGTTCAAGAACGCGCGTTATCGGGGTAGTGAGCTTCGTGGTAAGACGCTGGCCATGATCTTCGAAAAACCCTCGTTACGGACGCGCACCACCCTCGAGGTCGCGGCCGTGCACCTGGGAGGGCACGCGGTCTACCTCGACGCCCGGCAGGTGGGTCTGGGCGTGCGCGAGCCGGTGCGCGACGTAGCTGAGAACCTGGGCCGTTGGGTCGAGGGGGTCTCGGCGCGCGTGAATAAACATGAAACGGTGGCCGGTCTCGCGGAGTTTGCGGGCGTGCCCGTGATCAACGCGCTTTCCGACGCGCACCACCCGCTGCAGGCGCTTGCCGACCTGATGACCCTCAAGGAGAACTTCGGTAGGCTCGCCGGG is a genomic window containing:
- a CDS encoding MarR family winged helix-turn-helix transcriptional regulator translates to MEAWPLLTRIWKLQRALAQEAAPCIGEYGLNPKELMLLAFVEKRPHAGQLARELHLPAPSVTHALKRLEKAGLIVREHDPEDLRRFLFTLTPRGQEALEAGRGCLVERLRDRLVRLAPEERATLIALLDRMLEEHA